In Candidatus Nanosynbacter lyticus, one genomic interval encodes:
- the argF gene encoding ornithine carbamoyltransferase: MAQSLKGRSLLTLGDYTAEEIRLLLDTAREYRRLKYAGVSHRIHEGKNVALLFEKTSTRTRCAFTVAANDLGIAPEYLGKDDIQLGKKETVEDTAKVLGRMFDGIEFRGFDHKTVEDLAKHAGVPVWNGLTDKFHPTQILADFMTIEEHVGKLKGTKLVFVGDGRNNMANSLMIGSAIMGLDFRILAPRELHPEQALVDKARHFARSSHARITITDNFEEALRGADVIYTDVWVSMGEEDKFAERINQLRHFQVNRDMINLTGNPEVKFMHCLPAFHDALTITGKKVQEDFGLDSMEVTDEVFRSPHSIVFDQAENRMHTIKAVMALTL, from the coding sequence ATGGCTCAGAGTTTGAAAGGTCGGTCACTTTTAACCTTAGGTGACTATACAGCAGAAGAAATCCGCCTACTTTTAGATACGGCGCGTGAGTATCGTCGATTAAAGTATGCTGGTGTATCACATCGAATTCACGAAGGCAAAAATGTGGCATTGCTATTTGAAAAAACCTCGACCAGGACACGCTGCGCTTTTACGGTGGCGGCTAATGATTTGGGCATTGCGCCAGAATATCTTGGTAAAGATGACATTCAGCTCGGTAAAAAAGAAACAGTCGAAGATACGGCTAAGGTACTGGGTCGGATGTTTGACGGTATTGAGTTTCGCGGTTTTGATCATAAAACGGTGGAAGATTTGGCGAAGCATGCAGGCGTGCCGGTATGGAACGGCTTGACCGATAAATTCCATCCAACACAGATTTTGGCTGATTTCATGACTATTGAGGAGCATGTTGGTAAGCTCAAAGGCACCAAATTAGTGTTTGTGGGTGATGGCCGTAATAATATGGCAAATTCCCTGATGATTGGATCGGCAATTATGGGTCTTGATTTCCGTATTTTGGCGCCTCGTGAACTACATCCGGAGCAAGCTCTTGTTGACAAGGCTCGCCACTTCGCCAGGTCAAGTCATGCGCGTATTACCATTACCGACAACTTCGAAGAAGCCTTGCGTGGTGCTGACGTGATTTACACCGATGTTTGGGTTTCAATGGGCGAGGAGGATAAGTTTGCTGAGCGTATCAATCAATTGCGCCACTTCCAGGTCAATCGTGACATGATTAACCTGACGGGAAATCCTGAAGTTAAGTTCATGCACTGTTTGCCAGCATTCCACGACGCATTGACGATTACCGGCAAGAAGGTTCAGGAAGATTTTGGTCTAGATTCTATGGAAGTTACGGATGAGGTGTTCCGCTCGCCGCATTCGATAGTATTTGATCAAGCGGAAAATCGTATGCATACAATTAAAGCTGTTATGGCTTT